The DNA window AGCAGCTCAGCGGCCTCGAATACCTACGCGGGATGGCCAGAGGCGAGTATGCGCCGCCGCCCATCGGCGATACGCTGGGCTTCCGGCTGCCCCGCGAAGCTGATGTGCAAGACGGCCAAGTGACTTTTTACCTGACGCCCGAAGAGTTTCACTACAATCCCATCGGCAGCGTTCACGGCGGCGTGTATGCGGCCCTGCTCGACTCGGCGCTGGGCTGCTGCATTCACACCAAGTTGCCGGCTGGCGTCGGTTACACCACGCTCGATCTGGCTGTCAAATACCTGCGGCCCCTCAAAGTCGGTATGGGCGAGGTGCGGGCGGTGGGCAAAGTCATCAGCGTCTCCCAGCGGGTCGCCACCGCCGAAGCGCAAATTTTGGACGCGGCGGGCAAACTGTGTGCCACGGCCACCACCAGCTGCCTCATCTTGCGGCCAGCCGCCAAAGGAGCAAACGGATGACCCAAGACGCATTTCTGACACAGGGCACGTTGGTGGAGCATTTGGGTATCACCTTTTCCGAGCAGAGCGGGCAGAAGGTGGTGGCCCACATGCCTGTCGAGGCCCGCGTACACCAGCCGTTCGGGATTTTGC is part of the Deinococcus detaillensis genome and encodes:
- a CDS encoding PaaI family thioesterase — encoded protein: MSISESTSTSAAPTLEARQRTYTWQDPLIGAEAAQQLSGLEYLRGMARGEYAPPPIGDTLGFRLPREADVQDGQVTFYLTPEEFHYNPIGSVHGGVYAALLDSALGCCIHTKLPAGVGYTTLDLAVKYLRPLKVGMGEVRAVGKVISVSQRVATAEAQILDAAGKLCATATTSCLILRPAAKGANG